The Nitrospinota bacterium genome includes the window NNNNNNNNNNNNNNNNNNNNNNNNNNNNNNNNNNNGGATTTTGCCTGGAGAATCTCCAATTCTGCCAACGTACCCACTTCAACCTGGGCCTTAACCTGTTTTTCTAATTTTTGAGCTCTTTCAAGTGATTTTCCCTTAACCTTCAAATCCTCAATGCTAAAAACCAGATCCCAGTATGTGTTTTCTGCTTCAGTAATCACATCAATAACGGATGCTTTAAATTCAAAATCTGATATTTTCTGGTTATTTTTAGCAATATAAATTTCGCGTTTATTATTATCAATTCCAAAGCCTTTTAATAAAGGTTGAGTCAAAGACAAATTTAAATCAGAAGTGTATTGGGGATTAAGACCTGCAAATGTTGAATTGGTAAGGTTTCTATTTGAATCAAAACTCAACTCGTAATCCGCTCCAGTGATCAAATTTTGTGAGATAGAAAAGTCCCAATCATAATTCTGATTTCTGCTTTTAACAGGATTGGCAAAAGCGCCCGCTGCCTGACGAGTTTCCTCTCCAACAGTGAATTGAAAGTCAACAGTAGGATCAAAAGCTGATTCCTTGTCAAAAATAAGTTGTTCGTTTAATTTTGAGTTATAACTTTGTACAGCGATACCAACATTGTTTTTCAGAACACTCTCTACAGTATCTTTTAAAGTCAGGGGCAAGATCTCATTGGCTTCGACAAAGATTGGTCGAGCAAAAAGAAGTAAAAATAAGCAGACAGGGATCTTTAGATACGAAATATTATTCATGCTGGAACAAAACTAATAAAAACTAGGGGTAAAGCCATTATATTTAAAGGGCTCGGCAAAAGAAACGTCTAATAAAAATTAAGGCACTGACTTTTAGAATATATTTCTTCCGATTCCTTAAGTTATCGAATTATCAATGTTTTATCGGTTTTTTGTCTATTTTGCTTGATACCTTTTTTCCTATTTAGAGTGATCGAGGAATTCTAATACAGCAAAGATCGCTCAACACATAAAAAAACATTGGTTTCATTTATTTAAATTTAATAATAAACAACAATTATTCATAAAAAAAACAGCTGAATCACAAGTCTAAGGAAAAAGGATGAAGTTTACATTAACTGTCTTATAATTACTTTGCAATTTGTAATATATTGTGCAATTCTAGTTGGAGTAAAATCTATATATTAAAACCATTTGCGAAGGCAAACCATGTCAAGAATTACAGCGGCTGATATTTTAAAAGTAGTACCTATTACTCGTAAAACCCTTTGGTTATGGCAAAAAAAATACCGTTTTTTTCCAGACCCCGCAAAAGAGGGGCACCCGGGTGGAAAGGGTATAGTTGGATATTATCCTGCCTGGGTAGAAGAACGTTGCAAGCAAGTGTATGCTCTACAAAAAAAAGGGTATACCATCTCAATGATCAAGGAAATTCTTGAGAAAGAGGAGAAAGAGAAATCCAACCGCAAAGTTCTCGTGGTTGATGACGAAAGAAAATTTTGTGATTTGCTTAAGAAAATATTCCAGAAAAACGACTTTCACGTTGAAACCGCCTACGATGGATGGGAAGCTGGTAAAAAAGCCGCTCAGTTTCAACCAACCATCATGATTCTGGATATAACGCTTCCCGGCATAAATGGGTTGGAAGTATGCAAAGACCTTCGCTCCGACGATAAAACAAAAAATATTAAAATTATCGCTATTTCCGGGGATTTGAGATACACCGAAACAGAAGTTCTTCAAGCAGGAGCTAACTCGTTTTTTGCTAAACCTGTCAACTTTGAGAACCTTCTTTCTCTTTGTGGCGAATACATAGAAGAACCAAAATCTATTGAATAAATTCGCATGAATTAGACCCGCAAGACAGAACAAATCTTCCCTCAAAAATACTCTTAGCAAATATAAAGTGGTTATGCTATAAGCTATGACACGGTTTTTGCCTCGTTTACTTTTTAATGAATGACAGTCCATTGACCAATCCTGATATAACCCAACTCGAAAAAACNNNNNNNNNNNNNNNNNNNNNNNNNNNNNNNNNNNNNNNNNNNNNNNNNNNNNNNNNNNNNNNNNNNNNNNNNNNNNNNN containing:
- a CDS encoding TolC family protein, encoding MNNISYLKIPVCLFLLLFARPIFVEANEILPLTLKDTVESVLKNNVGIAVQSYNSKLNEQLIFDKESAFDPTVDFQFTVGEETRQAAGAFANPVKSRNQNYDWDFSISQNLITGADYELSFDSNRNLTNSTFAGLNPQYTSDLNLSLTQPLLKGFGIDNNKREIYIAKNNQKISDFEFKASVIDVITEAENTYWDLVFSIEDLKVKGKSLERAQKLEKQVKAQVEVGTLAELEILQAKS
- a CDS encoding response regulator, with the translated sequence MSRITAADILKVVPITRKTLWLWQKKYRFFPDPAKEGHPGGKGIVGYYPAWVEERCKQVYALQKKGYTISMIKEILEKEEKEKSNRKVLVVDDERKFCDLLKKIFQKNDFHVETAYDGWEAGKKAAQFQPTIMILDITLPGINGLEVCKDLRSDDKTKNIKIIAISGDLRYTETEVLQAGANSFFAKPVNFENLLSLCGEYIEEPKSIE